DNA sequence from the Bufo gargarizans isolate SCDJY-AF-19 unplaced genomic scaffold, ASM1485885v1 original_scaffold_1487_pilon, whole genome shotgun sequence genome:
AACTATATTGCCCCCCTTATCTGAGGGCTTGATTATAACAGTTGAATCTTGTTGTAGCTGTGTTAATGCCAACTGCTCTTGCTCAGACAGGTTTCTTGGATAGGGATTCCGGACATGTAAAGAGCGTAATCTTTCCGTGACAACAGTGAGAAAGACATCAAGGGGCGAATGATTAGCCAGCGGAGGAAACTTTTTAGATACAGGTTTTGGATCAGTAAACGGTCCTTCGCCTGTATTTCTATCACTTTCCACCAAAAGATCTGCAAGCAATCTAACATCAGGAAGATCCTCCCGATCTATACCCAATTTCTCACATTCTTCCTTATCATgggtgcaaaaaataaatagattaaTATCTTTCACCCATGTAAAGGGATTAAATCTACATTCAGCTACGAAAGACAAGCCTTTACTCAAGACTGTCATTTCAACGGTGGTAAGGATACGTTTTGAAAGGTTAATAATCTGTGAGGTGTCAATTGATCCAGACCCCTTCATTTGCCTTTCCTGTTCCTGAGTGGATATTCGCTGGTGAATTGAGTCTGTTCCAAGGACCCCAAAGGTGTCCCTAAAAAATCTCCTCGATGTCCTTTCTCACTGTTGCCACGTCCCCTGCCACGGGAATATTCTGCACctctacctcttcctctgccgCGTTTGTTATAGCGTGCACCGGATCCGGTTTCAGGATCTGTCTAGTATTCAGAGGAGGATAGGTCTGTTTCACTCTCATtcgtgtttttttctttttgttgacCTGCAAACTCAAGAATTTTGCCCTCTCTAAAATCTTTACTGTCCCTCACAAACTGATTgtgctttctttcttttaaaTATCCAGTGAATCCCTCCCTCTTGTTGTACTGACCAATACAGTGAGGACATTAGAAGTACTCGTTATCGTTTCATCCTCCCCCCTATGAGTGACTCTTACTGGTGGGCGGAGCCAGGCTTTTGTCAGCCTTGGATTGACGATATGATGGATCGCGCGTCATCTGGCTGTGACGGAAGAATTGGGCGCAGTCAGGTGACGTTTTCATTCTGTATTGGATACTCATTGTGGGTCGGCTACACAGATGGGAGGAGTTTCCTCCATTTAAACAAGTCCGCGCTACGGCCAAATATGCCGGAGGCTCATTGCTGCACGCACGATATCAGTGGCGTGCAGCATATTCTCAGACATTCCTAGGTTCTCTGTTTTTGCTGCACACCCAGTGTGAGGGGGCAATATTCAGCGGCAACAGTGGACTTAGTGATTTGCTCCTGATAAACCAACAATCAGTTGGATagagaaacgcgttgagcaatACATTTCTGTAGTCACATATGCAGACTGACTCTCGTCGATATTTTTTGGAGCCTAGTGGTTCATTCCTGTGTAGAAAGTTACCAGTCTAGGGTTGTTCCATCCTTACAGTGTAACCTGACACTATGTCTTGTTCATGTTCTCCTAGCAACAAGGAGATTTGACACACTATATATTATTGTTATCAGGTACACTGATATTGGATGTCCATTCATCCCTAATTGCTGGTAGAGGAATTACACCAACACTCCTTAGAACTAGGAGTTCCAATGGTAGGAGTGTCTTTAGGGATCAGCATCATTAGTCTGAGATATCCCTATTCACCCTATCAAGCCTATTTTGTGGagacttttatatatataaaaataataaacagttTTTAGCGTACTTTATATAGGCAGTAAATATATATTCTGGACTAGTACGTCAACAATACCAATTAAACTTAGTTAATTTGATAATGATAAggaacctatatatagcccaaaaTAAAGTCCAGGACTCACCCCTAACTATATCATGAAAGCCAACTAAAAGGAATGGGTCAATTAGGTACAAAAGCACTTATAATATTGAGGTAGtcaaaaaaataacataattgtATTAAAAAACACAAAAGGACATAATTGACACAAAGCACATTTAACAGAGGTCACAATACATAAAAGTATTAAAAACTAAGGGGACCGATGGTGGACAGTTGGTATATATTTATAAAGTGCCAGTGCAATAATTATGATTGGTCACTAGTAGAGAGGTATATTACACCAAACCACTATGGCTCAAAAATACATGTACAAATATGCATATGGGTATTATTGTACTAACAGATACCAAAGCATGTGGgagataatacacaccacaagggCTGACTGAGGcaatagagcaactaaaaatgtaATAGGCACCTAGTATACCACACACGAACACCACCGGTCcactgtgtctgataatggccataacttggtggcggctttggagctgggcaaccttggacacatcccatgccttgcccacgtattcaaccttctggttcagcagtttctaaaaacataccccaatttgcctgagcttctggtgaaggtgcgcctcgggtgtgcacatttccgcaagtgacagcttcagccagtctgtcaatgctgcagcagcgcttgaaattgccagctcaccagctgttgtgcgacgtgagaacgtgctggaactccacgttccacatgttggccaggctttgtgagcagcagagggcagttgtggaataccagttgcaacatggtcgtcccctttccagtcagcttccgctaatcacaagcgaggagtgggcatggatgtctgacctctgtgaggttttatgccaacacagatggtgagcggcgataacgctattatcagtgtcaccttcccacttctgtgtcttctaaaaatgctcgctgctcacaattaaggacgccGCTTTGCGTATGGACGAGGTGGAAAACGGGGAAgacacaggttgatgatagccagaccaccctcagttcgtcttctcagcgaaaattggaggctgaagaggaggaggagcaggagacggttgcttctgctacagagggtagtacccatggaagttgaattccatctgttcagcgtgggtgggcagaagaaggggatgaggagattgggagtgatcctcctgataaaGACGGCaaagtctcgcctgttggtactctggcacacatggctgacttcatgttaggctgcttttatacgcattttaaacatagattactggttgttcacccttctcgacccccactacaaagagaacttctaatctctcattcctctggtggagtggacaagcaaaatggtgcaataccagaagatccttgttgaaaaatttctccacaattttccatctgacaacgctggcggcagagtttgtacttccttggccaaccgaggaggggagacaagggcgACACCCAGCAGTtcgaacagaggcagggcaacactcgccaaagcctgggacagtttaatgacaccctgccagcaccttcaccctgatgtgtggcctactgccacaaggagagaaacattttggaagatggtgaaggagtacatagcagaccgtgtcagcctcctcaatgatcccttagtgccttacaactactaggtgtccaagctggacacttggcacaaactggcgctctacgatTTGgaagttttgtctgagcgtgtatttagttctgctagtggcattataaccgataagcgtatccgcctgtcaactgaaaatgctgacaggttgactcaaggcctggattgaccatgacttctcgactccaccagaggaatgcagatgaacataaaggcactttcccttacgtcctaccagcagcacagatggggttaactgccccctgtggactggtaggaccggcggaatttttaatgagcccaagaaccaataagcgatcttcagctccctgaaagggaggagatcgccccccagcccaccgtgtttttttctgtcctttagacaggtggactggcgtgatGCTCCCCCTTCGGGAGGCTGAAGGGGCTCTATTGAGGCCTTTGAAAAAAATCGCCACTTTTGTttgccctttttttgcctctatttTAGGCaagtttggctcatattgactacaggcgcgtcccttgtaggctggggcgtttacctggacggatccccagtgcagggatcttggtctcctctggagcgtcGTCTCTCTTCCAATCTctgcgagatgcgagctatccggctagccctccttcacttcgcccctcagatctgGGGCaaggcagtgaaagtccagtcagacaatatgactgcggttctctacataaacaagcagtgaggcacaagatcattgccccttctgtcagagatcggggtaattcttcggtgggcagaggcGAACCTTTCCAatctatctgccactcatattcgaggctccctcaatatgatcgcggaccgcttaagtcgaggattaccgaccatggagtggtctctgcatccagagatcttcaggcagttagttcacagatggggtatgccagaggtggatctcatggcgacCAGGTTccacgccaaggtgctgaggttctgttccctgtacagggaagacaaccccctggcgatagatgctctgtcgataccgtggaggttcaggctggcttacatcttccctccgttttccatgataccgagggtattgacgaaaatctgtcaggatcaggcctcggtaatagccatcataccgttttggccccggagatcctggtttacccagctcattcagatgagtcggggacaatactggagactccccccggagcagaccctggtgtcgtgggacactcacctctgcccagatctgcacaggttcaacctgacagcctggaggttgatcagtcacttcccaacatagaagggctttccgagtcggtcctgagaactttgtcgcattccagagcagagtctacgagGAAGACCTACTCCAGGATTATGAGAATCTTCgtgtcatggtgtgattccaaacaggtggcgtctgcagatccgccccttcctgcaatACTGCAATTTtttcaagatggattagataaaggtctttctccagctaccttgaaagtacagatttgtgccatctcggcctgccttaacaggccacattctcgggacccactcatcaaacgcttcctgaagggagctgaaagactaaagcctactatactgagaCCTATTCTCCAGTGGGATCactcagtagtgctcagggggttagcatttcccccctttgagccattgGAGGAGGTAGGGTTAAGATTTTTGAccataaaattagtttttcttctggctgtagcttcaGCCAAGAGGATTTCTGAACTACaagctttctctgcaattcaccCCTACATCGTCTTTttgcaggacagagtactcctgaagtttctaccttacttcaggcctaaggttccaaccttccaaaatattaaccaggtaatctctttaccagttttattttcagcctcctcctctgatactccagccagacatccgctggatatttcgaggtgcctccaggtctatgtggatagatctagagagttcaggatagatgagaacatCCTCATCCTGTTTgacggtaagtctaaaggccgtaaagcgtctaaagctactattagtcgctggatcaaggaagccattagggagtCCTTTGTCTCCCAATCTCTAGATCCTCctgagtttgtgagggcccactctactagggctgtctccacctctgttgcagagagaagtcttctccccttagagttgatctgtaaggcggcttcctggagctctgagtcaaccttcatctcccattataggatagatgctagggtgGCAGAGTTTTtggcttttgggcagacagttcttagttctgccaggcatgaggaccctccctaggggattcttcttgctatctccccatctgtgctgctggtaggatgtaagggaatcgttaatttctaacgataatttgttttcccttagtcctaacagcagcacacaaatttcccaccctagttACATTAGGCTTGTTagagacacggtgggctgggggggcgatctcctccctttcagggagctgaagatcgcttattggttcttgggctcattaaaaattccgccggtcctaccagtccacagggggatGTTAacaccatctgtgctgctgttaggactaagggaaaacaaattgttagaaattaacgattacatgtgttgtttttaatgtagttaatagactgtattcccatgcacccgttctaccacaaacaagggtatatggttaaatcttccttttctcatcctccacctcctcttccgtcatatcaacatgcattgcttattcgtcaccTATAATGCCCTCGCTTATATGGCCTTTGAATATAATtttatagagggtcagctcacccgcaggcccgcaattcaaatcttttacagggtcagctcacctgcaggtccgcaactcaatgtgaatgaggccctcctttatgtgatatacaggttgtatcggagtgcctcttccttgtaatttttggcagcacttgcactttatatacaagtaaatatacaggaaagaatgttttcaatacatttttcctattaaatcaatttttttttttactttggttttgtgcataaaaccttaattagattgtgggccttgtgatcagtttaaggccttttaagcagcagcatagtgaaaaaaaatgagtggcaaggtgacatactgtggagatggcagcatgaggaggccacatagtggcacaatgactgagtctggataaaagactaaggccacagattgtttagaaagatgcagatggaaacaaatctgtggagctgtatcacggtcacctgcagattaatgcagaccaggggcgtagctataaggaaagcaggggaagctgcagctttggggccctgacccagaaggggtaCATCcaagaggaggaggactaaagctacgccactgatgcagcccacaaaagcaagttgagTTTATcaattccaaaaccttaattaaattgtgggccttgtgatcagtttaaggccttttaagcagtatCGGccgcagcatggtgataaaaatgagtggcaaggtgacatggtgtggagatggcagcatgagaaggccacagtggcacaataacagagtctggataaaagactgaggccacatattgttgagaaagatgcagatggaaacaaatctgtagagctgtatgactgtcacctgcagattaatgcagccatcaaaataaagttgggtttgtcggttccacttcagctcaccagtaggcctgcAActccaaatcttttacagggtcagctcaaatgcaggccctcgcatataatgttttacacggtcagctcacctgtaggcccgcaACTTTattctgccttgctttgaagtagtagccatagccgtttatcaggctccctctctgaaatcgaacaatgattccccattaccggtggtcaccatgttatgcgcataaaagaacatcgaaagttgatagggaagatataaaaatggatcgtggacatcacagggacgtgcgatcaggcagaagttatctagagtcaacaaagcggcagcagggcctctcctgtataatgtttcctcatacAAAATAcctcagtgacattccctgtaattttgtattactcattccaataacagggcatcttaagagtcctgtattgttatttatcgtcactacttccacgagtcgggagtgtgtgatttgcgtgccacccgcttgccttccttggatgtggtagccgtttctcaggcttcctCCCCGGAATCAAACattgattccctgttacccgtagtttataatggttttgagctgacaattacatcaaaagttgataggccagacatccgaatggatcgtcgctgtcacCGGGACAtgccatcggccccaggttaactagagtcaccaaagcggcagcaggccaccgcccataatgtcttaaatggtcagatcatcaggcccttgctcctaatgtttttgagggtcaccagcaggccatcaatcataatttttaaagggtgtgtatgatgccctcctttatgtgtaactaagggtgtatcggagtgcctcttccttgtaatttttggcaggacttgcactttatatacgtgTATATATTTAGGAATgaatgttttctatcaattttaCCTCTAAAATCAATATTTTTCTTCCCTTGTTTTTGTGAGTATTATTGTCattttgtaaaagtggcgtactatttggacaacatagttcccagcagcgaccagcaAGTCCAAATTGCATCCATACGTCCTCCCAATGCTattacagaaccattttggtggtgttaccaacaatttctgacattttcttatgaaccaggcaccctcccctcttcagagcagggggtacctggtttattgctcgggttcttctattgacttccattatactcgggtgcttaaCTACTGTTTGTAGACCTCAAGAGGACATTCTACTGAGTGGGGGCACTTAGGGAGCATCAGTACTGTGAAGAGGTCACTAAGGGGGAATTCCACTGTGAAAGAGACACTGAACTATTatgtggggcactaagaggggattCGTCGCCTCTTGTCCAGCACTAGGaaagcttttatatatatatatatatatatatatatatatatatatatatatatataaatcttttAAATGACTGATTGGGTGGGGGTTGCAGGGAAGTTGCTCAAGGTGAGATCTAGCGTTTTTTAGTTATGCCCCTCGGTCTACTATTAGATTGTGGTATGTTTGGCCACCACAGTTTTAGTCAATTGATATTCTAATTGTGTGCCATGTCTTGTACTTTCTGTGGATTTTTTAGATGGAAAAGTTATAAAACTTCAATACAATTTTAATGTTATTCATCAAcaataaaatgtgttttatttttggcagatgactgtaccaggaacttagagaaacatctggtatcttcagattttgaaGTAGATGATTGTGGTATCACACGAGATACATTTGAAGTTGAAGAGCATGCCAATATGCAAGATCTAACCTCATCCAATCACAGCAACAATGCATCATTTAATTCCGGTAACCAGCTCCGATCTTCTTTTTTATCGAAGACTGTAACACAGAATAAAAGTCACAGAAGAGGTGCTAAACATCAAACAGCTCGCTCaaaagagaagccattttcatgttcagaatgtgggaacagTTTTCACCAGAAATCATATCttattatacatcagagaattcacacaggagagaagccattttcatgttcagaatgtggcaaatgttttaagATGAAATCAGAATTTGTAatgcatcagagaaatcacacaggggagaagccattttcatgtttagtaTGCGGAAAATGTTTTAACCGTAAGTCAGATCTTGTTatccatcagagaattcacacaggagagaagccattttcatgttcagaatgtgggaaatgttttaatcagaaatcggctcttgttgtacatcagagaattcacacaggggagaagccattttcatgttcagaatgtgggaaatgttttatgcataaatcagctcttgttgtacatcagagaattcacacaggggagaagccattttcatgttcagaatgtgggatatGTTTTAACCGTAAACAATattttgttatacatcagagaattcatacaggggagaagccattttcatgttcagaatgtgggaaatgttttaagagtAAACAATATCTTGTTatgcatcagagaattcacacaggagagaagccattttcatgttcagaatgtgggaaatgttttaagattAAATCTGAATGTCTCATACATCAAAGAattcatacaggggagaagccattttcttgttcagaatgtgggaaatgtgttAACAGTAAATCAGGTGTTGATATACATCAGAAATTTCACACAGGGGAGTAGCTATTTTCATGTTCAAAATGAGGGAAATGTTTTAACAGTAAATCAGGTCTTGAtagacatcagaaaattcacagatTGTTAATCATCAAAAACCCCACATATAAGAGAAGCCATCTTTTATGCTTAGCCCGTTAGTGACCTCCCTTAtttgtttttatggtggtcactaacTGGCTTTATCCCTTCAGATACTCCTTTTTACAGGGAGATATAACAGTGCCTTGCTTTCAGTTACTAGAGGTAGCTGAGGGCTTGGAGTGATGATTGGGACCGCTGTGGGAGCTCTCTCTTGTATTGAATGAATATTGGTAATCAAAGGACAGATCTAGTTAAAAGTAAaactaattttttaaaaatatatatatatatatatatatatatatatatatatatatatatatatcctctaaACACAAATGTCtggtgtgagaaaaaaaaataatataaaaacagtATACCACCCTGTCTGTGATCTGTATGGGGACCCTCCATCCCTGCTGTAAAACTGCAATTACAGGGGCCTATATGTGAAAGTCCCAAAAAATAGAGCTGGCTTCCCAAAAGAGCTGGGGTCCAGACATATGGAAAAAGGGGCGTCATTCACACTTGTAAATGGCCAGTTATTTGCAGTCAAGTGGAATGACAGATAGGatgtaacataataacatagtttataaggcttaaaaaagacatctgtccatccagttgagcctgttatcttgcaagttgatccagaggaaggcaaaaaaaaaaactgtgaggtagaagccaattttccccactttagggggaaaaacatttgtttcagactcaaatcaggcaatcagaataactccctggatcaacgacccctctctagtagctatagcctgtaatattattacactccagaaatacatacacccctcttgaactcttttagtgaactcaccatcaccacctcctcaggcagcgagttccatagtctcaccgctcttaccgtaaagaatcctcttctatgtttgtgtacaaaccttctattctccagatgcagaggatgtcccctagtcacagtcctggggataaaaagatgatgggagagatctctgtactgacccccgatatatttatacatagtttttagatctcccctcagtcgtctttttttctaaagtgaataaccctaattttgatctttctggttactgtagtccacccattccagttattactttagttgccctcctctgagcccttgtcagctctgctatgtctgccttgttcacaggaacaTAGAATTGCACACAGTCCTCCTATGTGTGGTTTGACTAGTGActtgtaaagtgataggactatgttaTTATGGGCacttatgccccttttgatgcaacccattatctacttgcccttggcagcagctgcctgacactggtttctacagcttagtttgctgttcactaaaattcctaggtccttttccatgtcagtgttacccagtgttttaccatttagtatgtacgggtgacttgcattattccttcccatgtgcataactttacatttgtcagtgttaaacctcatctgccacttctctgcccaagcctccaatctatccagatccatctgtagcagtatactgtcctctgtagtatacagttgaaactcaaaaaatttgaatattgtgcaaaagtccatttatttcagtaatgcaaaataAAAGGAATtgaattaatgcagcttaaaattagaattttgtgaaaaggttcaatattctaggctcaaagtgccactctagtcagctaatt
Encoded proteins:
- the LOC122923337 gene encoding gastrula zinc finger protein XlCGF17.1-like, encoding MQDLTSSNHSNNASFNSGNQLRSSFLSKTVTQNKSHRRGAKHQTARSKEKPFSCSECGNSFHQKSYLIIHQRIHTGEKPFSCSECGKCFKMKSEFVMHQRNHTGEKPFSCLVCGKCFNRKSDLVIHQRIHTGEKPFSCSECGKCFNQKSALVVHQRIHTGEKPFSCSECGKCFMHKSALVVHQRIHTGEKPFSCSECGICFNRKQYFVIHQRIHTGEKPFSCSECGKCFKSKQYLVMHQRIHTGEKPFSCSECGKCFKIKSECLIHQRIHTGEKPFSCSECGKCVNSKSGVDIHQKFHTGE